The Dethiosulfovibrio peptidovorans DSM 11002 genome has a window encoding:
- the nikB gene encoding nickel ABC transporter permease: MIKYVARRVLALVPVLFGVAFIVFTLLYITPGDPAKLALGQQATDEALQEFRDRNGLDDPFLVQFGRYISNAVFRGDIGRSYVTKRPVSSEIMDTFKVTLRLAVFSMAISIVLGIPFGIISAIKQYSIFDSITMVLALVGISMPVFWLGLLLILLFSVHLGWFPSSGMGSFAAMVLPSLSLSAQGVAIITRMTRSSMLEVVRQDYIRTARAKGQKESVVIWRHALPNALIPVVTVIGIHFGYLLGGAVLTESVFSIPGVGRLMVEAIKMRDYPIVQGGVLYIAIAYSLVNLLVDLVYGWIDPRIKAQYR, from the coding sequence ATGATCAAATACGTGGCGAGAAGGGTGTTGGCCCTGGTTCCTGTCCTTTTCGGGGTGGCCTTCATTGTTTTCACTTTACTCTATATAACTCCGGGCGATCCGGCCAAGCTGGCCTTGGGACAGCAGGCCACGGACGAGGCTCTTCAGGAGTTCAGGGATCGTAACGGTCTGGACGATCCCTTTCTGGTGCAGTTCGGGCGGTATATATCGAACGCGGTGTTCCGGGGAGATATCGGCCGTTCCTACGTTACGAAGAGGCCGGTCAGCTCGGAGATAATGGATACCTTCAAGGTGACTCTCAGGCTGGCGGTGTTCTCCATGGCTATATCCATCGTGCTGGGCATCCCCTTCGGCATCATATCCGCTATAAAACAGTATTCCATATTCGATTCGATCACGATGGTCCTGGCTCTGGTGGGCATATCCATGCCGGTGTTCTGGCTGGGGCTGCTGTTGATACTGCTTTTCTCCGTCCATCTGGGATGGTTCCCCTCGTCCGGGATGGGGTCCTTCGCCGCCATGGTGTTGCCCTCTCTGTCCCTGTCGGCCCAGGGGGTGGCCATAATCACCAGGATGACCCGTTCCAGCATGCTCGAGGTGGTCCGCCAGGACTACATAAGGACAGCTCGGGCCAAGGGACAGAAGGAGTCTGTGGTCATATGGCGTCACGCCCTGCCCAACGCCCTCATTCCTGTGGTCACGGTGATAGGCATACACTTCGGCTATCTGCTGGGTGGAGCGGTTCTTACCGAGTCGGTCTTCTCGATTCCCGGGGTGGGGCGGCTGATGGTGGAGGCCATAAAGATGAGAGATTACCCTATAGTCCAGGGGGGGGTCCTCTACATAGCCATAGCCTACAGTCTGGTCAATCTCCTGGTGGATCTCGTCTACGGCTGGATCGACCCCAGGATAAAGGCCCAGTATCGTTAG
- a CDS encoding ABC transporter permease produces MNSRKKGKGGDVFLRLRRNRLAMIGLAIVVILILVAVFADFIAPYGYAKQNIRETLQSPSMKHLCGTDQFGRDIFSRIIYGSRISLKVGFIAVSIAMVTGGLLGAISGYYGGKLDNLIMRVMDVLLSIPQILLAIAIAASLGPGLFNLMIAVGISSIPGYARIVRGSVLSIRNQEFVEAARAMGSGDLRIILRHILPNCMAPVIVQATLGVAFAILTAAGLSFIGLGIQPPSPEWGAMLSGGRVYIRDHSYMTFFPGLAIMITILALNFLGDGLRDALDPKLKR; encoded by the coding sequence ATGAATTCGAGAAAAAAGGGCAAGGGCGGAGACGTTTTCCTTCGACTCAGGAGAAACAGGCTGGCCATGATAGGCCTGGCCATAGTGGTGATACTGATACTGGTGGCGGTTTTTGCCGATTTCATAGCTCCCTACGGCTACGCCAAGCAGAATATCCGTGAGACCCTTCAGTCTCCGTCCATGAAGCACCTGTGCGGAACCGATCAGTTCGGCAGGGATATATTCAGCCGGATAATCTACGGAAGCCGGATCTCCCTGAAGGTGGGCTTCATAGCCGTCTCCATCGCCATGGTGACAGGAGGGCTGTTGGGGGCCATCTCGGGATATTACGGCGGTAAACTGGACAACCTGATAATGAGGGTGATGGACGTGCTCCTATCGATCCCCCAGATACTCTTGGCCATCGCCATAGCGGCGTCTCTCGGCCCGGGCTTGTTCAATCTCATGATAGCGGTGGGAATATCGTCCATACCGGGCTACGCCAGGATAGTCCGAGGCTCGGTCCTCTCCATAAGAAATCAGGAGTTCGTAGAGGCCGCCAGGGCCATGGGGTCCGGGGATCTCAGGATAATACTGAGGCACATACTGCCCAACTGTATGGCCCCTGTAATAGTCCAGGCCACCCTGGGGGTCGCCTTCGCCATTCTCACCGCCGCGGGGCTGAGCTTCATAGGTCTGGGCATACAGCCTCCCTCCCCCGAGTGGGGCGCCATGCTTTCCGGAGGACGGGTCTATATAAGGGACCACTCCTATATGACCTTCTTTCCCGGTCTGGCCATCATGATAACCATATTGGCGCTCAATTTCTTGGGCGACGGCCTCCGGGACGCCCTTGATCCCAAGCTGAAGAGGTAG
- a CDS encoding ABC transporter ATP-binding protein yields the protein MNQELLLDIKGLTVRYHTDSGVVQAVDKLDLKLAPGESLGFVGETGAGKTTTALSVMQLIQSPPGEIVEGAISFQGRDMLSLSESEKRIVRGGRIAMIFQDPMTSLNPVMPVDRQIMEMVQLHGDMDEKRAHERALEMLELVGIRPERAGDYPHQFSGGMRQRVVIAIALACDPALLIADEPTTALDVTIQAQVLELMKDLKRKFNTALMLITHDLGVVAEICDKVAIMYAGSVVEYGDTDSLYEHRMHPYTEGLFNSIPDVDAPRSRLQVIQGLTPDPTDLPRGCRFHPRCSYALPSCSEARPKMVEWRPGHFVACPVRCGGLS from the coding sequence ATGAACCAGGAGCTTTTGCTCGACATAAAGGGGCTGACCGTCCGCTACCACACCGACAGCGGAGTGGTCCAGGCGGTCGATAAGCTCGATCTGAAGCTGGCCCCGGGCGAGTCGCTGGGCTTTGTGGGGGAGACCGGCGCAGGAAAGACCACCACGGCCCTGTCGGTGATGCAGCTGATACAGAGCCCTCCGGGGGAGATAGTGGAGGGGGCTATCTCCTTTCAGGGAAGGGATATGCTGTCTCTGAGCGAGTCGGAGAAGAGGATCGTCCGAGGCGGCAGGATAGCCATGATATTCCAGGATCCCATGACGTCTCTGAACCCGGTTATGCCGGTGGATCGTCAGATAATGGAGATGGTCCAACTTCACGGCGACATGGACGAGAAGAGGGCTCACGAAAGGGCCCTGGAGATGTTGGAGCTGGTCGGTATCCGTCCGGAGAGGGCGGGAGACTATCCCCATCAGTTTTCCGGAGGCATGAGGCAGAGGGTCGTCATAGCTATAGCCTTGGCCTGCGATCCGGCTCTTCTGATAGCCGACGAGCCCACTACCGCCCTGGACGTCACCATACAGGCCCAGGTGCTGGAGCTGATGAAGGACCTGAAGAGGAAGTTCAACACGGCCCTGATGCTGATAACCCACGACCTCGGCGTTGTCGCCGAGATCTGCGACAAGGTCGCCATAATGTACGCCGGGTCCGTGGTGGAGTACGGCGACACCGACTCCCTCTACGAACACAGGATGCATCCCTACACGGAGGGACTTTTCAACTCTATTCCGGACGTGGACGCCCCCCGTTCTCGGTTGCAGGTCATACAGGGACTTACCCCGGATCCTACCGACCTGCCCAGGGGATGCCGGTTCCACCCCCGTTGTTCCTACGCCCTGCCGTCCTGTTCGGAGGCTCGGCCGAAGATGGTGGAGTGGCGTCCCGGCCATTTCGTGGCCTGTCCCGTCCGTTGCGGCGGCCTGTCCTGA
- a CDS encoding ABC transporter ATP-binding protein: protein MVKEKEALIEVEGLTKYFDTPRGKLHAVDGLGFSIASGETLGLVGESGCGKSTTGRVLIRLLEATGGEVLYRGEDVLSAGGSRMKALRRQMQIVFQDPYSSLNPRMTVSELIAEPLVVNGAGMGGRARRARVSELMDTVGLAERLTDSYPHELDGGRRQRIGIARALALEPEFIVLDEPVSALDVCIQAQILNLLDDLQREAGYTYLFISHDLSVVKHVSDRIAVMYLGKMVELTDSERVFSNPLHPYTRALLSAIPIAKRGVERNRIILEGDVPSPIDPPEGCRFSGRCPYRRDLCTEATPELREISPGHSVACHFAGELDFEEAAS from the coding sequence ATGGTAAAAGAGAAAGAGGCCCTGATAGAGGTCGAGGGTCTGACCAAGTATTTCGATACCCCTCGGGGAAAGCTTCACGCGGTGGACGGACTTGGATTTTCCATAGCCTCGGGAGAGACCCTGGGACTGGTGGGAGAGTCGGGATGTGGCAAGTCCACCACAGGGAGGGTCCTGATAAGGCTTCTGGAGGCCACGGGAGGCGAGGTCCTTTATCGGGGGGAGGACGTGCTTTCCGCCGGAGGATCCAGGATGAAGGCCTTGAGAAGACAGATGCAGATAGTGTTTCAGGATCCCTATTCGTCGCTGAACCCTCGGATGACAGTGTCGGAGCTCATTGCCGAGCCTCTGGTGGTCAACGGAGCCGGGATGGGCGGCAGGGCCAGGAGGGCCAGGGTGTCCGAGCTGATGGACACAGTGGGCCTGGCGGAGAGGCTGACCGATTCCTATCCCCACGAGCTGGACGGAGGTAGACGTCAGAGGATAGGCATAGCCCGAGCCCTGGCGCTGGAGCCGGAGTTCATAGTTCTGGACGAGCCGGTGTCGGCGCTGGACGTGTGTATCCAGGCCCAGATACTGAACCTGTTGGACGATCTTCAGAGGGAGGCGGGATATACCTATCTGTTCATCTCTCACGATCTGTCGGTGGTCAAGCACGTGTCGGATCGCATAGCCGTCATGTATCTGGGCAAGATGGTGGAGCTCACCGACTCGGAGAGGGTTTTCTCCAATCCGCTTCACCCCTACACCAGAGCGCTGCTGTCGGCCATACCGATAGCCAAGAGGGGCGTCGAGAGAAACAGGATAATTCTGGAGGGAGACGTCCCCAGTCCGATCGATCCTCCCGAGGGCTGTCGCTTCTCCGGAAGGTGTCCCTACCGCAGGGACCTCTGCACAGAGGCTACCCCGGAGCTGAGGGAGATATCGCCGGGACATTCGGTGGCCTGTCATTTCGCTGGAGAGCTGGATTTCGAGGAGGCGGCGTCTTGA
- a CDS encoding M20 metallopeptidase family protein translates to MRGDLLNRAVELSPWMVELRRDFHRFPELAFQEFRTSAKVAEILKSLDIPFETGMAETGVVARLGGAGPSVALRADMDALPLTECEGREYRSTVEGVMHACGHDAHTAILLGVARLLSGMELPGPIVLIFQPAEEVAGGGAAVVRSGVLERNEVKAVFGLHVTVPMEVGTIGVNREKCCASVDNFQAVIRGKKAHGAYPHLGRDAVVMAGQALVQLQSLVSREIDPLEGAVVTVGSVHGGTAPNIIADEVVMEGTVRSYLPEQRGYLTDRVKEITTSVASAGGGSAEVTVRRGSPAVVNDPAMAEMVLSVGRDFLGFDSAAFLDCPTMGGEDFSYLSEAVPGAFFRLGSGNEERGIVHPAHTSDFDVDEGCLPVGAAMMAELALRWHEEGRGRG, encoded by the coding sequence TTGAGGGGGGATCTCCTTAACCGAGCAGTTGAGCTTAGCCCCTGGATGGTGGAGCTCCGCAGGGATTTTCACCGTTTTCCCGAGCTGGCCTTTCAGGAGTTCAGGACCTCCGCCAAGGTGGCCGAGATCCTGAAGTCGCTGGACATTCCCTTCGAGACCGGCATGGCCGAGACGGGTGTGGTAGCCAGGCTCGGAGGGGCCGGACCCTCTGTGGCTCTGAGGGCGGATATGGACGCTCTTCCCCTGACAGAGTGCGAGGGCCGGGAGTACCGATCCACCGTGGAGGGAGTGATGCACGCCTGCGGTCACGACGCCCACACTGCTATTCTACTCGGGGTGGCCAGACTGCTGTCTGGGATGGAGCTTCCCGGTCCGATCGTCCTGATCTTCCAACCCGCCGAGGAGGTCGCAGGAGGCGGGGCGGCGGTGGTCCGTTCCGGGGTTTTGGAGCGAAACGAGGTGAAGGCCGTCTTCGGCCTTCACGTCACCGTTCCCATGGAGGTAGGGACCATAGGGGTGAACAGGGAGAAGTGCTGCGCCTCCGTGGACAACTTCCAGGCGGTGATCCGGGGAAAGAAGGCTCACGGAGCCTATCCCCATCTGGGAAGGGACGCCGTGGTGATGGCAGGTCAGGCATTGGTACAACTTCAGTCGCTGGTCTCCAGGGAGATTGATCCTCTGGAGGGTGCGGTGGTGACCGTCGGATCGGTCCACGGGGGAACGGCGCCCAACATAATAGCCGACGAGGTGGTCATGGAGGGAACGGTCCGTTCCTATCTTCCGGAGCAGAGAGGATATCTGACCGACCGGGTGAAGGAGATAACGACCTCCGTCGCCTCCGCCGGAGGAGGTTCGGCGGAGGTTACGGTGAGGCGGGGGTCCCCCGCCGTGGTCAACGATCCCGCCATGGCGGAGATGGTGCTGTCCGTCGGGAGGGATTTCCTGGGGTTCGATTCCGCCGCTTTTCTGGATTGCCCCACCATGGGTGGAGAGGATTTCTCCTATCTTTCCGAGGCCGTGCCGGGGGCCTTCTTTCGTCTCGGGTCGGGCAACGAAGAGAGGGGCATCGTTCATCCCGCCCACACCTCCGATTTCGACGTGGACGAGGGGTGCCTGCCCGTGGGAGCCGCCATGATGGCGGAACTGGCGCTGAGGTGGCACGAGGAAGGCCGGGGCCGTGGATAG
- a CDS encoding amidohydrolase, whose translation MIGDLLVRGGTVWTVTDGVKDNCDVLVSKGRIARVSPDIDAPEGADVLEARGRIVTPGLIDCHCHLGLWKEGYPLEEAGGNEKTDSLTPHLRALDGFDPEDTSFLDARRAGITTVQILPGSANVVGGVGTVLKTWGGYADEMVRLHPSGMKAAFGENPKNLHKDRGGMPTTRMAVAAMLRSALVDGLNYGRKLDKDPDFPRDLRLEGLLSVIRREVPLRIHAHRADDIMSAVRVAEEFDLDYSIEHCTEGHKVASVLGEKRVMAAFGPFMIFKSKLELKDCAASNVVSLHRAGAHVSLITDYPMIPVSCLMVQAAQIVREGLSKEEVFRFVTMNPAEHIGLADELGSIEEGKIGDLVMWDGDPFDGTRSPDVTIIDGEVVFRKDGR comes from the coding sequence ATGATAGGAGATCTGTTGGTCCGGGGCGGAACGGTCTGGACCGTGACGGACGGCGTAAAGGATAACTGTGACGTCCTGGTTTCTAAGGGGCGGATCGCTCGAGTCTCTCCGGACATAGACGCTCCCGAAGGGGCCGATGTACTGGAGGCCCGGGGCAGAATAGTCACTCCCGGACTGATAGACTGCCACTGCCATCTTGGCCTGTGGAAGGAGGGATATCCGCTGGAGGAGGCGGGCGGCAACGAGAAGACCGACTCCCTTACCCCTCACCTTAGGGCCCTGGACGGATTCGATCCGGAGGACACGTCCTTTCTGGACGCCAGAAGGGCGGGCATAACCACCGTGCAGATCCTTCCGGGCAGCGCCAACGTGGTGGGAGGGGTCGGGACGGTCCTGAAGACCTGGGGTGGTTACGCCGACGAGATGGTGAGGCTTCATCCGTCGGGTATGAAGGCCGCCTTCGGCGAGAACCCCAAGAACCTTCACAAAGACAGAGGCGGTATGCCCACCACCAGGATGGCTGTAGCTGCCATGCTCCGATCCGCACTGGTCGACGGGCTGAACTACGGCAGGAAGCTGGATAAGGATCCCGATTTTCCGAGGGATCTCCGCCTCGAGGGATTGCTGTCGGTGATTCGAAGGGAGGTCCCCCTCAGGATCCATGCCCACAGGGCGGACGATATAATGTCCGCCGTCAGGGTGGCCGAGGAGTTCGACCTGGACTATTCCATAGAGCACTGCACCGAGGGACACAAGGTGGCCTCGGTCCTCGGAGAGAAGAGGGTGATGGCGGCCTTCGGACCCTTCATGATATTCAAGTCGAAGCTCGAACTTAAGGACTGCGCCGCATCCAACGTGGTCTCCCTTCATAGGGCGGGGGCCCATGTCTCCCTAATAACCGACTATCCCATGATTCCGGTCAGCTGCCTGATGGTACAGGCCGCACAGATCGTCAGAGAGGGACTGTCCAAAGAGGAGGTCTTCCGTTTCGTGACTATGAATCCGGCTGAGCATATCGGTCTGGCCGACGAGCTGGGGTCCATAGAGGAGGGCAAGATAGGCGACCTGGTGATGTGGGACGGCGATCCCTTCGACGGAACCCGTTCCCCCGACGTAACCATCATAGACGGAGAGGTCGTGTTCCGGAAAGATGGCCGCTAA
- a CDS encoding cation diffusion facilitator family transporter, which produces MAAKSRSRQAVDASWVGLTVDCVLTVGKISAGILGNSAAMVADGAHSLSDVVTDVVAILGFRMVAQPADSSHRYGHGKFETLCSAFVGVALIGAGLGILWGAGCRIAEAFDGVMPEAPGEIALWAAGLSVIVKEILYRYTVAVALRLDSPALKANAWHHRSDALSSVGAFLGIGGAMALGGWGRLLDPVAGVAVSLIVVKVGLSIAYDAINELTEAALPEDVSRDIVLCGESVPGVRDLHRLRTRRVGAVVAMDFHLLVDPDITIREGHDIATAVEDAIRERMGRDTMISVHVEPDDG; this is translated from the coding sequence ATGGCCGCTAAGAGCAGATCCCGTCAGGCCGTCGATGCTTCCTGGGTCGGCCTTACGGTGGACTGTGTTCTCACGGTAGGCAAGATATCGGCCGGAATTCTGGGAAACAGCGCCGCCATGGTCGCAGACGGAGCCCATTCCCTTTCCGACGTGGTCACCGACGTCGTGGCCATACTGGGCTTTCGGATGGTGGCGCAGCCGGCGGACTCGTCCCATCGCTACGGCCACGGCAAGTTCGAGACCCTGTGTTCCGCCTTCGTAGGGGTGGCCCTGATAGGGGCCGGACTGGGGATCCTGTGGGGCGCCGGTTGCCGCATCGCCGAGGCCTTCGACGGGGTGATGCCGGAGGCCCCGGGCGAGATAGCCCTATGGGCGGCTGGGCTTTCTGTGATCGTGAAGGAGATACTGTATCGGTACACCGTGGCGGTAGCCCTGCGTCTGGACAGCCCGGCCCTGAAGGCCAACGCCTGGCATCACAGGTCCGACGCCCTGTCGTCCGTGGGAGCCTTCCTCGGAATAGGCGGTGCCATGGCCCTTGGAGGATGGGGAAGGCTCCTGGATCCCGTGGCAGGTGTGGCGGTTAGCCTGATAGTCGTCAAGGTGGGGCTCTCCATAGCCTACGACGCGATCAACGAGCTGACCGAGGCCGCCCTTCCGGAGGATGTCTCCCGGGATATCGTGCTCTGCGGAGAGTCCGTCCCGGGAGTCAGAGACCTCCACCGCCTCAGGACCAGGAGGGTCGGAGCCGTCGTAGCCATGGATTTTCACCTGTTGGTGGATCCTGATATAACGATCAGAGAGGGCCACGACATCGCCACTGCGGTGGAGGACGCCATAAGGGAGAGAATGGGCCGGGACACGATGATATCGGTCCACGTGGAACCCGACGACGGTTAG